A single genomic interval of Euwallacea similis isolate ESF13 chromosome 2, ESF131.1, whole genome shotgun sequence harbors:
- the LOC136419494 gene encoding voltage-dependent anion-selective channel-like has translation MAPPPYSDLGKKAKDVFNKGYHFGLVKLDIKTKSSSGVEFATGGSSNQESGKVSGSLETKYKVKDYGLTFTEKWTTDNTLSSEIAVQDQFVPGLKLSSALNFAPQTGQKTGNVKASYVNSQVAINADSDFSADGPKITGSAVVGYQGWLAGYLAGYDINNKKLTRSNFALGFTSGDFTLHSNVDDGQEFGGSVYQKINPQLETGISLNWSSGSSNTKFGIGAKYDLDSEASLRFKVNNQSQIGLGYQQKLREGVTLTLSSLIDGKNFNQGGHKIGLALELEA, from the exons ATGGCTCCTCCACCATACTCAGATCTTGGCAAAAAAGCCAAAGATGTCTTCAACAAAGGCTATCACTTCGGACTAGTAAAGTTAGATATCAAAACTAAGTCTAGTTCTGGAGTTGAATTTGCAACTGGTGGATCCTCCAATCAGGAATCAGGAAAG GTTTCTGGTTCCTTGGAAACAAAATACAAAGTGAAAGACTATGGTCTAACTTTTACAGAAAAATGGACCACTGATAACACTCTTAGCTCTGAAATTGCCGTACAAGATCAGTTTGTTCCTGGGTTGAAGCTATCTTCAGCTTTGAATTTTGCCCCACAAACAGG GCAAAAAACTGGTAACGTAAAGGCTTCCTACGTGAACAGTCAAGTAGCTATTAACGCTGACTCAGACTTTTCTGCCGACGGGCCTAAAATCACCGGGTCGGCCGTTGTGGGATATCAAGGATGGCTTGCTGGGTATCTTGCAGGATATGACATCAACAACAAGAAATTGACAAGGAGCAACTTCGCCCTTGGTTTTACATCAGGAGATTTCACTCTCCACTCCAATGT TGACGATGGTCAAGAATTCGGCGGTTCTGTCTACCAAAAAATCAACCCACAATTGGAAACTGGTATCTCCTTGAACTGGTCTTCTGGTAGTAGCAACACAAAATTCGGTATTGGCGCCAAGTATGACTTGGATAGTGAGGCTTCACTTCGCTTTAAGGTGAACAACCAAAGCCAAATCGGTTTGGGATATCAACAGAAATTACGTGAAG gtGTCACTCTTACTCTGTCATCTTTAATCGATGGAAAGAACTTCAACCAAGGCGGCCACAAAATAGGTCTTGCTCTAGAATTGGAGGCTTAA
- the CSN4 gene encoding COP9 signalosome complex subunit 4, whose product MSSKANSIRLILQSIIQSGGSHKEQAEKYRSTLEQILRDSGNDLIEGLQIFIEAIVNENVSLVISRQILTEITTHLMKLPDDVSRAVCHYMLEKVQPRVISFEEQVASIRQHLADIYERHQQWREAAAVLVGIPLETGQKQYTVDYKLETYLKIARLYLEDDDPVQAEAFINRASLLQAESKNEQLQVYYKVCYARVLDYRRKFIEAAQRYNELSFRNIVHEDERMTALRSALICTVLASAGQQRSRMLATLFKDERCQQLPAVGILEKMYLERIIRRSELQDFEALLQPHQKARTIDGSTILDRAVIEHNLLSASKLYNNIRFEELGALLEISPTKAEKIASQMITEGRMHGYIDQIDSIVHFETRETLPQWDKQIQSLCYQVNSIIEQISKAHPEWMSKVMEEQMVS is encoded by the exons ATGTCCTCTAAGGCGAACAGTATCCGTTTAATTTTACAAAGCATCATACAAAGTGGAGGTTCTCACAAGGAACAAGCTGAAAA GTATCGCAGCACTTTAGAACAAATCTTGAGAGATTCTGGCAACGATCTTATTGAAGgattacaaatatttattgaagcAA TTGTAAATGAGAATGTCAGTTTAGTGATCTCCCGTCAGATTCTTACAGAGATCACAACTCATTTAATGAAACTACCCGATGATGTATCACGGGCAGTGTGTCACTATATGCTGGAAAAAGTTCAACCTCGAGTGATTTCTTTTGAAGAGCAAGTGGCAAGCATTCGTCAACACTTGGCTGATATTTATGAACGCCATCAACAATGGCGCGAAGCAGCTGCTGTTCTTGTTGGAATACCCTTAGAAACTGGCCAAAAACAGTATACAGTTGATTATAAACTGGAGACTTACTTGAAAATTGCAAGGTTGTACTTGGAAGATGATGACCCTGTCCAGGCTGAAGCTTTTATCAATCGGGCATCACTTCTACAGGCGGAATCTAAAAATGAACAGCTTCAAGTGTATTACAAAGTTTGTTACGCTAGGGTATTAGATTATCGCAGAAAATTTATTGAGGCTGCTCAGAGATACAATGAATTGTCCTTCAGAAATATTGTGCATGAAGATGAACGGATGACTGCCCTCAGGAGTGCTCTTATATGTACAGTCCtag CATCTGCGGGCCAACAAAGGTCGCGGATGCTGGCCACCTTATTCAAGGACGAACGTTGCCAGCAGTTACCAGCAGTTggcattttggaaaaaatgtatttggaaCGAATTATCAGGAGATCCGAACTGCAAGATTTTGAGGCCTTACTTCAACCGCATCAAAAAGCAAGAACTATAGATGGATCCACCATCTTGGATCGAGCTGTGATTGAACATAATCTACTTTCAGCTAGCaaattgtataataatatCAGGTTTGAAGAGCTAGGAGCTTTGTTGGAGATAAGTCCTACCAAAGCAGAGAAGATTGCCAGTCAGATGATTACAGAGGGAAGGATGCACGGTTATATCGATCAGATTGATTCTATCGTTCATTTTGAGA CAAGGGAAACGTTACCCCAATGGGACAAACAGATTCAGTCTCTTTGTTACCAAGTTAATTCTATAATTGAACAAATCTCCAAAGCTCACCCTGAATGGATGAGCAAAGTCATGGAAGAACAAATggtatcttaa
- the LOC136419393 gene encoding diphthine methyltransferase: MEADEFPLAKTTVTIFKHDTVYSADSVEWCPHKPNTSFFVCGNYQLTEEKGAEDLEPSEKRLGRILLFSVDFFRGLELHQTIETAAILDQKWCPNQIDSVSILGVVNAKRSLEIYKLLNRNLELVTKFLVTDDNSETLILSLDWSSGKFNTQQPQIICSDSNGNIHLLQLANSELILQKTLHAHDFQAWICGFNYWDTNVFFSGGDDSVFLKFDHRCGDLPVAKNRLHEAGVTSLHSNKSREFIVASGSYDEYVRLWDVRTFKVPLSKLKMPGPLWRLKWDPFCQKFLLAACMLGGVHIIQANVLDTMMISDSCYEHKNIAYGADWSFLQPKDTDKFPHKGNVVFGSCSFYDHLLCVSAAVCDFNSDFHKDTCTTNK; the protein is encoded by the exons ATGGAGGCAGATGAATTTCCACTTGCAAAAACCACGGTAACAATCTTTAAGCATGATACAGTATATAGTGCCGATTCAGTTGAATGGTGTCCTCACAAACCCAATACCTCATTTTTCGTTTGTGGTAACTACCAATTGACAGAAGAAAAAG GTGCTGAAGATCTAGAACCTTCAGAAAAACGACTGGGACGAATTTTGCTTTTCTCAGTCGACTTCTTTCGAGGTTTAGAATTGCACCAGACCATTGAGACTGCAGCTATACTTGACCAGAAATGGTGCCCCAATCAAATTGATAGTGTATCAATATTAGGAGTAGTTAATGCCAAGCGTTCGTTAGAAATCTATAAGTTACTCAACAGAAATCTTGAACttgtaacaaaatttcttgttaCTGATGATAATAGTGAAACACTGATCTTATCCCTTGACTGGTCCAGTGGAAAATTTAACACTCAACAGCCCCAAATTATATGCAGTGACTCTAATGGAAATATCCATTTACTGCAACTAGCCAACAGTGAGCTGATTTTGCAAAAGACGTTGCATGCTCATGATTTCCAGGCTTGGATATGTGGTTTTAATTATTGGGATACTAATGTTTTCTTCAGTGGAGGGGATGacagtgtttttttaaaattcgatcaCAGATGTGGAGATTTGCCAGTAGCTAAAAACCGGTTGCATGAGGCCGGAGTTACTTCACTGCATTCAAACAAATCCAGAGAGTTTATAGTGGCTTCAGGAAG TTATGATGAATACGTGAGGCTTTGGGACGTAAGAACATTTAAAGTCCCATTAAGTAAACTGAAAATGCCTGGTCCTCTTTGGAGGCTCAAATGGGACCCTTTTTGTCAAAAGTTTCTGCTAGCTGCATGCATGTTGGGAGGGGTTCACATCATTCAAGCTAATGTACTAGATACCATGATGATATCTGACAGTTGCTATGAGCACAAAAATATTGCATATGGGGCGGATTGGTCATTTTTACAGCCAAAAGACACTGACAAGTTTCCACACAAAGGAAATGTGGTGTTCGGTTCCTGTTCTTTTTATGATCATTTGTTGTGTGTTAGTGCGGCTGTCTGTGATTTTAATTCGGATTTTCATAAGGATACGTGTacaactaataaataa
- the Pif1 gene encoding ATP-dependent DNA helicase PIF1: MNSEASLSCEVNIQWLNKQGMIQKKLANKQAALRILRGANHEIFIEATSEKAAPVKLNFEKDAQVHNKFMKEGKSSIQFPSQSATLFISNAPPEKLKAFLKIIFIKMANGKPNVKPNTLLRTKMLSKSNQFEEISPIANNEAENAFRKAHGKSTTSTPSPLTKRKRKLERSSLDKAPAAKKLYSGSPIPDNPLDIEQKDVLNACLSGQNVFFTGSAGTGKSYLIKRIIGALPPDVTVVTASTGVAACQIGGITLHQFAGIGGGDATIEQSIKLASKPPTVTIWRKCKHLIIDEISMVDGSYFEKIEEVSRKIRRNDKPFGGIQLILCGDFFQLPPVTKPMPGEKVAAPPKFCFQTRSWRNCMLNTFELKQVHRQTDNKFITILNKIRIGKVDEDVVNALAATSKQKIEIDGILATRLCSHTKDADIINVSKLRALTGEAKVFESEDSVIGTSKILDNQTPVPGRLELKVGAQVMLLKNINVSAGLVNGARGVIKEFRNGLPLVQFRNRKEYLAQREQWIIKTAGGASLGRKQVPLKLAWAFSIHKSQGLTLDCVEMSLGRVFEAGQAYVALSRSQSLESLRVLDFKSNQVWANPDVLTFYRTLDQTRIIPLGGSIVVNKTLKKNKSVKSKLLMGKPIVTIS, encoded by the exons atgaataGTGAAGCATCCTTGTCCTGTGAGGTGAACATACAGTGGTTAAACAAGCAAGGAATGATTCAAAAGAAACTTGCAAATAAGCAGGCAGCATTGCGGATTTTACGGGGTGCCAATCATGAGATTTTTATTGAAGCTACATCTGAGAAAGCGGCACCTGTAAAGCTGAACTTTGAAAAAGATGCGCAAgtacataataaatttatgaaagaaGGAAAATCCTCAATTCAATTCCCATCCCAAAGTGCCACtctctttatttcaaatgcaCCACCAGAGAAGCTGAAGGCATTTCTAAA aataatttttattaagatgGCCAATGGAAAGCCAAATGTAAAACCAAACACACTGTTACGAACAAAAATGCTTTCTAAATCTAATCAATTTGAGGAAATATCTCCTATTGCCAACAATGAAGCAGAGAATGCTTTTAGGAAAGCACATGGGAAATCAACCACCAGCACTCCATCCCCTTTGACCAAGAGAAAAAGGAAACTTGAAAG ATCTAGTTTAGATAAGGCTCCTGCAGCTAAGAAGTTGTATTCAGGTTCACCAATTCCAGATAACCCTCTAGATATTGAGCAGAAGGATGTTTTGAATGCTTGCTTATCTGGACAGAATGTATTTTTCACAGGGAGTGCTGGAACTGGAAAAAGTTACCTGATTAAAAGGATAATTGGGGCTTTACCGCCTGACGTAACAGTGGTAACTGCTTCAACAG GTGTTGCAGCTTGTCAGATAGGAGGAATAACTTTGCACCAGTTTGCTGGTATTGGTGGTGGTGACGCAACAATTGAACAAAGTATTAAATTAGCCTCAAAACCCCCGACAGTGACCATTTGGCGGAAGTGTAAACACTTAATTATTGATGAAATTTCCATGGTGGATGGATCatactttgaaaaaattgaagag GTTTCTCGAAAAATCCGAAGAAACGATAAACCGTTCGGTGGCATTCAGCTAATACTCTGCGGGGACTTTTTTCAATTGCCTCCAGTGACTAAGCCCATGCCAGGTGAAAAAGTGGCTGCGCCAccaaaattttgctttcaaaCGAGATCGTGGAGAAATTGTATGCTGAACACGTTTGAACTTAAACAAGTTCATAGACAGActgataacaaatttattactattttgaataaaattagaaTAG GTAAAGTTGACGAGGATGTAGTAAACGCCTTAGCGGCTACTTCaaaacagaaaattgaaattgatggCATTTTAGCTACCAGATTATGTTCCCATACTAAGGACGCCGATATTATTAATGTATCAAAGCTCCGAGCCTTAACAG GAGAAGCCAAGGTTTTCGAATCGGAAGATTCTGTAATCGGTACATCTAAAATACTAGACAATCAAACACCGGTTCCAGGTCGTTTAGAGTTGAAAGTTGGAGCCCAA GTAATGCtgctgaaaaatatcaatgtgTCTGCAGGTCTTGTTAATGGTGCTAGAGGAGTAATAAAAGAATTCAGAAATGGGCTTCCTCTTGTGCAATTCAGAAATAGAAAGGAATACTTGGCTCAACGGGAACAATGGATTATTAAGACTGCTG GTGGTGCTTCTTTAGGAAGAAAGCAAGTACCGCTGAAATTAGCTTGGGCATTCTCAATTCACAAATCGCAAGGCTTGACTCTTGATTGTGTAGAAATGTCGCTCGGCCGAGTATTCGAGGCCGGCCAAGCCTATGTCGCTTTGAGCCGATCTCAAAGTTTAGAATCTCTGAGAGTCTTAGATTTTAA GTCCAATCAAGTGTGGGCCAATCCCGACGTTTTAACTTTCTACAGAACGCTGGATCAAACTCGAATTATTCCTTTGGGAGGGAGCATTGTTGTAAACAAAACactcaagaaaaataaatcagttAAGTCAAAAttacttatggggaagccgATTGTGACGATTAGTTGA
- the LOC136416525 gene encoding E3 ubiquitin-protein ligase UHRF1-like — protein MYIRIKADWLEDKSKRECIIPLSKVTPIEELRMLIEEEIGLEPKLQRLFYKGKELVDGQILNDYSVIQNDVVVVMKRHIIAEAGKNVPCTPVVQDNKSESITEKDSNEKLIDSESQYYKVGDPIDVKLLDSGAWYEGIIDKILLKGDESFDESKLIFKIKSAEHSSVIPFEEDAQCGNIRPRSYYTYKIPELKPGMTVLANFNIDSPRERGLWYDFNITKVGSVDIIGTIYIGGEPIDNCNIKFIQECMRIEKPSLLNERSEHPPKLTKRKYPYHCNNCKDDKKKYCKHCGCHICGGKQDWDKIILCDECDLGYHTNCLDPPMEVVPEDDWYCPSCKTDDSSIVKAGEKLKISKKRQNMPSNKTDSKRDWGRGMACAGLAKTNDKVSKSHVGSIPGVEVGFSWKFRIGVSESGVHRPPVAGMHGQESDCAYSVVLSGGYEDDVDYGNEFLYTGSGGRDLSGNKRTSNQSCDQELTRTNKALALNCNAKFDDKNGANAENWKGGKPVRVVRSYKLAKHSKYAPEDGFRYDGLYKVVKYYPEKGKSGHLVWRYLLRRDDPAPAPWEKGGKQYDMIYPEGYLQMVEAKRKKEQENNNPNTPKRGKKRKSAVIDLVEIFNKKKKINKFELDADTSKAIDEDTINKKLWTDCKAMVNEGKKEFLEKVEEVFKCIICIELIFNPLTLKCGHTFCKNCLEDSIKHSSDEEYECPHCREKLGKKNSFVANQYKNEKLQTALNLLFPGYGSN, from the exons ATGTATATTCGAATTAAAGCTGACTGGTTGGAAGATAAATCAAAAAGAGAATGTATTATTCCTTTATCAAAAGTGACACCTATAGAGGAACTGAGAATGTtaattgaagaagaaattggCCTGGAGCCCAAGCTACAGCGACTATTTTATAAGGGGAAAGAA TTAGTTGAtggtcaaattttgaatgactATTCTGTGATACAAAATGATGTAGTTGTTGTGATGAAAAGACACATCATAGCAGAAGCTGGCAAAAATGTTCCATGCACGCCTGTTGTTCAGGATAATAAATCTGAAAGCATCACTGAAAAAGATAGCAATGAAAAGCTGATTGATTCAGAATCACAGTATTATAAAGTAGGTGATCCCATTgatgttaaattattagattCAGGAGCTTGGTATGAAGGAATAATAGACAAAATATTACTGAAAGGAGATGAATCTTTTGATGAgtcaaagttaatttttaaaataaaaag TGCAGAGCATTCATCTGTTATTCCGTTTGAGGAGGATGCTCAGTGTGGTAATATTCGCCCTAGAAGttactatacatataaaatacCTGAGTTGAAACCAGGAATGACTGTCCTAGCAAATTTCAACATTGACTCTCCTAGGGAACGAGGACTTtg GTATGATTTCAATATAACAAAAGTTGGCAGTGTCGATATTATTGGAACTATCTATATCGGTGGCGAACCAATCGACAattgtaatattaaatttattcaggAATGTATGAGGATAGAGAAGCCTTCATTGCTAAACGAAAGAAGCGAACATCCTCCTaaattgacaaaaa GAAAATACCCCTACCACTGCAACAACTGCAAAgatgacaaaaaaaagtattgtaAGCATTGTGGATGCCATATTTGTGGTGGAAAGCAAGATTGGGataaaattattctatgtGATGAATGTGACCTAGGATATCATACTAATTGTCTAGATCCACCGATGGAAGTAGTTCCGGAGGACGATTG GTATTGTCCTTCATGCAAGACCGATGACTCATCGATAGTGAAAGCGGGCGAGAAGttaaaaatcagtaaaaagcGACAAAATATGCCTAGCAACAAGACTGATTCAAAACGAGACTGGGGCAGAGGCATGGCTTGTGCAGGTTTAGCAAAAACGAACGACAAAGTGTCAAAGTCGCATGTGGGATCTATTCCAGGAGTTGAAGTTGgattttcttggaaatttcGGATTGGG GTATCAGAATCAGGAGTTCACAGACCGCCAGTTGCCGGCATGCATGGACAAGAGTCTGATTGTGCTTACAGTGTAGTTCTTTCAGGAG gTTATGAAGATGACGTGGATTATGGAAACGAATTCTTATATACCGGTTCTGGAGGACGGGATCTTTCGGGAAACAAGCGAACCAGTAATCAAAGTTGTGATCAAGAGCTTACCAGAACTAATAA AGCGTTAGCATTGAATTGTAATGCCAAATTTGACGACAAAAATGGTGCGAATGCAGAAAACTGGAAGGGCGGCAAGCCAGTTCGAGTAGTACGAAGCTATAAACTAGCAAAACACTCGAAATACGCTCCTGAAGATGGTTTTAGATACGATGGACTTTACAAAGTAGTAAAATATTATCCTGAAAAAGGAAAGTCCGGACATTTAGTGTGGAGGTATTTGCTTAGAAGAGACGACCCGGCACCAGCGCCATGGGAGAAGGGAGGCAAACAATACGACATGATT TACCCAGAAGGATACTTACAAATGGTGGAGGCGAAACGCAAGAAGGAACAGGAAAATAATAATCCAAATACACCTAAAAGAggtaaaaaaaggaaatccgCTGTAATTGATTTAGTGGagatatttaacaaaaagaaaaagattaaCAAATTCGAGCTCGACGCAGACACTTCAAAAGCTATCGACGAGGACACTATCAACAAAAAACTCTGGACCGATTGCAAAGCAATGGTGAATGAAGGGAAAAAGGAATTCCTTGAAAAAGTGGAGGAAGTGtttaaatgtataatttgCATCGAGTTAATATTCAATCCACTTACTTTGAAATGTGGGCACACTTTCTGTAAG AATTGCTTGGAAGATAGCATTAAGCACAGTTCTGACGAAGAATATGAATGCCCACATTGCCGTGAGAAATTAGGCAAAAAGAATTCTTTCGTAGCGAATCaatataaaaacgaaaaattgcaAACGGCATTGAACTTACTGTTCCCTGGATATGGATCCAACTGA
- the LOC136419164 gene encoding T-complex protein 11-like protein 1, whose protein sequence is MSNEKSAPQDISGSDRIRTTSECSVASDDGGASNFAGNRQRTTSQTFMVASGLTAASPPKFVSLEEIMQAANGMRDMNLVHQIVVDENFRLEKADPEPNAFQKAIKDTMHKAFWDVLRHELSRDPPSYNQAFTLLEEVKQILLDLLLPQHTKIRQQILEVLDIPLIKQQAEQGILDFKYYANYIISIMAKMCAQIRDEKIQQLRETVDIVGVYKGILETLELMQLDMANFALQIIKPDIINHSVELEREKFTKYLAVQPDGLEHTRRWLLQHIKTSEPVPAAVEYEKFIRTCSKRAFTSACIDLLDWDKSKPYPETFILDEERLYDLQIRTFRLVAIATVMLVTLSNSGPDVESINAFKRLLKDHITILLQNVTADKDLIAVLPNVAEQVINDVKEVQQKHNLPVMGTTQQTMLKELINDIGKEDHKVKLIVKQRVKEFYLDIIESATAAPQKVPTGLTAFQSELTAIAGQFLRIVSHNSTVFCIYYYDIIAAALPKSS, encoded by the exons ATGAGTAATGAGAAAAGTGCTCCCCAGGATATCAGTGGGTCTGATAGAATTCGAACCACTAGTGAATGCTCTGTGGCTAGTGATGACGGTGGAGCCTCAAATTTTGCTGGCAACAG GCAGCGAACTACATCACAAACATTCATGGTTGCGAGTGGTCTGACAGCTGCCTCTCCCCCCAAATTCGTATCATTGGAAGAAATTATGCAAGCTGCTAATGGAATGAGGGATATGAATTTGGTCCACCAGATTGTTGTAGATGAGAATTTTCGCCTTGAAAAAGCAGACCCTGAACCAAATGCATTTCAGAAAGCTATAAAAGATACTATGCATAAGGCATTTTGGGACGTCTTAAGGCATGAACTCTCTAGAGATCCTCCTTCCTATAATCAG gCATTTACCTTGTTAGAGGAAGTTAAGCAGATTCTGCTTGATCTTCTGCTTCCTCAACATACCAAAATAAGACAACAAATACTGGAAGTTCTGGACATTCCACTGATCAAACAACAGGCAGAACAAGGCATTCTGGATTTCAAG tattaTGCAAATTACATAATATCCATAATGGCCAAAATGTGTGCCCAAATCCGAGATGAAAAGATACAACAGCTTAGAGAGACAGTGGACATTGTTGGAGTGTATAAAGGAATACTGGAG ACTTTGGAACTAATGCAGCTGGACATGGCTAATTTTGCCTTGCAAATCATTAAGCCTGACATCATAAATCATAGTGTGGAACTTGAGAGAGAaaagtttacaaaatatttggcGGTGCAACCAG ATGGCTTGGAGCACACCAGAAGGTGGTTGCTGCAGCATATAAAGACAAGTGAACCTGTTCCTGCAGCTGTCGAGTATGAAAAGTTCATCAGAACATGCTCAAAGCGAGCTTTTACTTCGGCTTGCATTGACTTACTGGATTGGGACAA GAGCAAACCTTACCCGGAAACTTTTATCTTGGACGAGGAACGACTTTACGATTTGCAAATTAGAACGTTTCGACTTGTGGCTATCGCCACTGTTATGTTGGTGACGTTAAGTAATTCCGGCCCTGACGTGGAATCTATTAATGCATTTAAACGATTATTGAAAGATCACATAACAATACTTTTGCAAAACGTTACTGCTGACAAAGACCTGATTGCTGTGCTACCTAACGTTGCTGAACAA GTTATTAACGACGTCAAAGAGGTTcaacaaaaacacaatttaCCAGTGATGGGGACCACTCAACAAACCATGTTAAAAGAGCTTATAAATGATATAGGAAAAGAGGACCATAAGGTTAAATTGATAGTCA agCAGCGCGTCAAAGAGTTTTACCTTGATATTATTGAATCAGCAACAGCTGCTCCACAGAAAGTACCAACAGGTCTGACGGCATTTCAAAGTGAGCTAACTGCCATTGCCGGACAATTTCTAAGGATAGTTTCACACAACAGCACCGTGTTCTGCATTTATTATTACGACATCATAGCTGCCGCTTTGCCTAAGTCGTCTTAa
- the pch2 gene encoding pachytene checkpoint protein 2 homolog — MKMTRAIDIEIVFKCHSPVSENSIIAIVQNYLSEQKVKPNTVISEFNSELEGFSSLIEAIVIGEALNASQNSVLDLKIFKVNWYLYCLDLDGASTQTEIDENGGEIALASHLALPCKELFTLWENLYYEDNIKQNLLKYAKTMMEFSKKGINPNILSCNRVILLHGPPGTGKTSLCKALAQKLSVRMKDKYNSSVLIEINSHSLFSKWFSESGKLVNKMFSKIKEICENESLLVCLLMDEVESLAHARDQCISGNEPSDAVRVVNAMLTQIDQIKRFPNVLILATSNMTQAIDLAFVDRADIKQYLGLPSIPAIYKIYHSCLIELIQKKVIKTDTVLVDIADVIEYSNQPSDYVHECSKKLIAICEKSTDLSGRTLRKIPFLAHALFIRTPDQVYMSEFLDAMEKAVEKEHEQRKSFAERSK, encoded by the exons ATGAAAATGACGAGAGCTATAGATATAGAAATAGTTTTCAAATGTCATAG TCCAGTTTCTGAAAACTCCATTATTGCAATTGTCCAAAACTATTTAAGCGAACAAAAAGTGAAACCAAATACTGTAATATCagaatttaattctgaacTGGAAGGGTTTTCTTCTCTAATTGAAGCAATTGTAATTGGAGAGGCTTTAAATGCAAGTCAA aaTTCAGTTCTAgatctcaaaattttcaaagtgaaTTGGTATCTGTATTGCCTTGATTTGGATGGGGCTTCCACACAAACTGAAATTGATGAGAATGGTGGAGAAATTGCACTTGCCAGTCACTTGGCTCTGCCTTGTAAAGAGCTGTTTACTCTATGGGAAAACTTGTACTATGAAGATAACATTAAACAAAAT ttgttaaaatatgcaaaaaccaTGATGGAGTTCTCAAAAAAGGGCATTAATCCTAATATTTTAAGCTGTAACAGAGTTATTTTGTTACATGGTCCGCCTGGTACTGGAAAAACGTCGCTTTGCAAAGCTTTGGCCCAAAAGTTGTCTGTTAGAATGAAAGATAAATACAATTCCAGTGtgttaatagaaataaacagTCACAGTTTATTCTCTAAATGGTTTTCAGAG AGTGGAAAACtggtaaataaaatgttttcaaaaattaaggaaatttgtgaaaatgaaagtttGTTAGTTTGTCTTCTCATGGATGAAGTTGAATCGTTGGCGCACGCTCGAGATCAATGTATTTCAG GTAATGAACCATCAGATGCTGTAAGAGTTGTCAATGCAATGCTCACCCAGATTGATCAGATCAAGCGATTTCCGAACGTTTTAATTCTGGCCACCTCAAATATGACCCAAGCAATAGATTTAGCATTTGTTGACAGGGCTGATATCAAGCAATATTTAGGTTTACCCAGTATTCctgcaatttataaaatctaCCACTcatgtttaattgaattaattcag aaaaaagtgataaaaaccGACACAGTCCTAGTAGATATAGCTGATGTTATTGAATACAGCAATCAACCATCCGATTATGTACACGAATGCAGCAAAAAATTGATTGCAATATGCGAGAAAAGCACGGATTTAAGCGGTAGGACTCTAAGGAAGATTCCCTTCCTAGCCCATGCTCTGTTTATTAGAACTCCAGATCAAGTGTATATGTCGGAATTTTTGGATGCAATGGAAAAGGCGGTTGAGAAGGAACACGAGCAGAGGAAAAGTTTTGCTGAGAGAAGTAAATAG